Proteins encoded in a region of the Planctomycetota bacterium genome:
- a CDS encoding zf-HC2 domain-containing protein: MSCADVRLDEYLDGELDAAARGAVDAHLSACAACRQSLEASRRLERLLLSVPAGARPDAERFVAGIRARARRRFDRRSIAAAAAAAVFLGVLISSMRDSRSDVRAALARFARTPTAADEARIRAAGPAGWAVLEEALDAPDVRLQFAAATLLFRLGDEAARERALARFRARPSGEAWTLAEPGVEEEDVEIVPVAVSMAVAGDGQGALEILRKLRRLSLQAEARIVETVVGLLKSEDPRVQRAGLDLVRHLDLDFPLTAVVELLDSRELGESALKVLKEITGKDFGGDKQAWRSFLRR, translated from the coding sequence GTGAGCTGCGCCGACGTTCGCCTGGACGAGTACCTGGACGGGGAGCTCGACGCCGCTGCGCGCGGCGCCGTGGACGCCCACCTTTCCGCCTGCGCGGCCTGTCGCCAGAGCCTGGAAGCCTCCCGCCGGCTGGAGCGGCTGCTGCTGTCGGTGCCGGCGGGCGCGCGTCCGGACGCCGAGCGGTTCGTCGCCGGCATCCGCGCCCGCGCCCGCCGGCGTTTCGACCGCCGGTCGATCGCGGCCGCCGCCGCGGCGGCGGTCTTCCTGGGCGTCCTGATCAGCTCGATGCGCGACTCCCGCTCCGACGTGCGCGCCGCTCTGGCGCGTTTCGCGCGGACTCCCACGGCGGCGGACGAGGCGCGGATCCGCGCCGCCGGCCCCGCCGGGTGGGCCGTCCTGGAGGAGGCGCTCGACGCTCCGGACGTGCGGCTCCAGTTCGCGGCGGCGACGCTGCTTTTTCGTCTGGGCGACGAGGCCGCCCGCGAGCGCGCGCTCGCCCGCTTCCGCGCGCGCCCCTCCGGGGAGGCGTGGACCCTGGCCGAGCCCGGCGTGGAAGAGGAAGACGTCGAGATCGTCCCGGTGGCCGTTTCCATGGCCGTTGCGGGCGACGGCCAGGGCGCGCTCGAGATTCTCCGCAAGCTCCGCCGCCTGAGCCTGCAGGCCGAAGCACGGATCGTCGAGACGGTCGTGGGGCTGCTCAAGTCCGAGGACCCGAGGGTCCAGCGGGCCGGCCTGGACCTGGTGCGTCATCTGGACCTGGATTTTCCGCTGACGGCGGTGGTGGAGCTTCTGGATTCGCGGGAGCTGGGGGAATCGGCCCTGAAGGTCCTGAAGGAAATCACCGGGAAGGATTTCGGCGGGGACAAGCAGGCCTGGCGCAGCTTCCTGCGCCGGTAG
- a CDS encoding sigma-70 family RNA polymerase sigma factor, producing the protein MSRGDPMVDAELVLRFKGGEESAFDALVRRYMEEAYAFCLRLTRDAQEAEELSQTGFVRAYRALRDFRGEASFKSWLFRIFVNLYRDRRRRRRRAEARLDVLREEARRQPPLAAPSDGAALETGELADLVQEKISLLPDRQREVLVLHLYQGMPYSEIARVLGCSYDDVKVNLSLARRKLKEALKEYL; encoded by the coding sequence ATGAGCCGGGGCGATCCGATGGTGGATGCGGAGCTGGTTCTCAGGTTCAAAGGGGGCGAGGAATCCGCCTTCGACGCTCTGGTGCGCCGGTACATGGAAGAAGCCTACGCGTTCTGTCTGAGGCTCACCCGGGACGCCCAGGAGGCCGAGGAGCTTTCCCAGACGGGGTTCGTCCGGGCCTACCGGGCGCTGCGGGATTTCCGCGGGGAGGCCAGCTTCAAGTCCTGGCTCTTCCGCATCTTCGTCAATCTCTATCGGGACCGGCGCCGGAGGCGGCGGCGCGCGGAAGCGCGTCTGGACGTCCTTCGGGAGGAGGCCCGCCGGCAGCCGCCGCTGGCGGCGCCGTCCGACGGCGCGGCCCTCGAGACCGGCGAACTGGCGGACCTCGTTCAGGAAAAGATTTCCCTCCTGCCGGATCGCCAGCGCGAGGTCCTCGTGCTTCACCTCTATCAGGGCATGCCGTACTCGGAAATCGCCCGCGTGCTGGGATGCTCCTACGACGACGTGAAGGTCAATCTCTCGCTGGCCCGTCGAAAATTGAAGGAAGCCCTCAAGGAGTACCTGTGA
- a CDS encoding KpsF/GutQ family sugar-phosphate isomerase, which translates to MSLEEAREVLRAEARAIQALADRLGPEFLQAVEAIRACRGHLVVTGMGKAGLVGQKISATFASTGTPSIFLHPAEAYHGDLGRVVREDVVLALSTSGETGEVVRLLPPLRQIGASILAVTSSRDSTLGRNADLVIELGRIEEACPLGLAPSASTAAILALGDALAFCVLTARGFDREKFAFYHPGGELGRKLMKVADVMRTGDRNPVVSEDTPLTEAITRITRARAGAVSVVDARGRLTGIFTDGDFRRRMGQDPRLISSRIRDVMTRSPLTIGPDRLAGEALKILRERKIDELPVVNERGEPVGMLDVQDLLDVGIV; encoded by the coding sequence ATGAGCCTCGAAGAGGCGCGCGAGGTCCTCCGCGCCGAGGCGCGGGCCATCCAGGCGCTGGCCGACCGCCTGGGCCCCGAGTTCCTCCAGGCCGTCGAAGCGATCCGCGCCTGCCGCGGACACCTCGTCGTCACCGGCATGGGCAAGGCCGGCCTCGTGGGCCAGAAAATCTCCGCCACGTTCGCCTCCACCGGCACCCCCTCCATCTTCCTTCACCCCGCCGAGGCCTACCATGGAGACCTCGGCCGCGTCGTCCGGGAGGACGTGGTCCTGGCGCTCTCGACGAGCGGGGAAACCGGCGAGGTCGTCCGCCTCCTGCCCCCCCTGCGGCAGATCGGCGCGTCGATCCTCGCGGTCACCTCGTCGCGCGACTCGACTCTGGGCCGCAACGCCGACCTCGTCATCGAGCTCGGACGCATCGAGGAGGCCTGTCCTCTCGGCCTGGCGCCCTCGGCGAGCACGGCCGCCATCCTCGCCCTCGGCGACGCCCTGGCCTTCTGCGTCCTGACCGCCCGCGGATTCGACCGCGAGAAGTTCGCCTTCTACCATCCGGGCGGGGAACTCGGCCGCAAGCTCATGAAGGTCGCCGACGTCATGCGCACCGGGGACCGCAACCCCGTCGTCTCCGAGGACACGCCCCTCACGGAAGCCATCACGCGCATCACCCGCGCGCGCGCGGGGGCCGTCTCCGTGGTGGACGCCCGCGGGCGGCTGACCGGAATCTTCACCGACGGCGACTTCCGGCGGCGCATGGGCCAGGATCCGCGCCTGATTTCGTCCCGCATCCGCGACGTCATGACCCGGTCGCCCCTGACGATCGGACCCGACCGGCTCGCCGGCGAAGCCCTCAAGATCCTGCGCGAGCGCAAGATCGACGAGCTGCCCGTCGTCAACGAGCGGGGCGAACCCGTGGGCATGCTCGACGTGCAGGATCTTCTGGACGTGGGGATCGTGTAA
- a CDS encoding aminotransferase class I/II-fold pyridoxal phosphate-dependent enzyme — protein MPKRRGAYQPPYSKHSFLVHGKFLTSKWDFEHHVVPPISSSSTYRLESAQRGASGFCGYVDPQARARRRGEIFIYDRLDEPTRAMLEERLAFVEEGERCVTFATGMAAIAAALGVVLRSGDEVVAHHALYGCTYSLLTTWMPRMGIRARYVDFTDPRRLERAIGRRTRAVLFETPVNPTLEVIDIAAVAGICRRRGVISIVDNTFATPFCQRPLSLGADMVVHSLTKNICGFGTDMGGAVVTRRQFEGDLLLYRKDFGGVLSPKNAWPILVYGLPSLELRMRKEEQNALEVARFLEGHPKVARVVYPGLESFPQRALARRQMTDFDGTFAPSNMIYFVVKGGEPAASRLVNHCARHAYTITLAVSLGQIRTLIEMPTAMTHSALPAGARRAGHLDPGGVRLSVGIEDAGDLIHDLREALQTC, from the coding sequence ATGCCGAAACGCAGGGGAGCCTACCAGCCGCCCTATTCCAAGCACAGCTTTCTGGTCCACGGGAAGTTCCTCACCTCGAAGTGGGATTTCGAGCACCACGTGGTGCCGCCGATCTCCTCTTCGAGCACGTACCGCCTCGAAAGCGCCCAGCGGGGGGCCAGCGGCTTCTGCGGGTACGTCGATCCTCAGGCGCGGGCCCGGCGCCGGGGGGAGATCTTCATCTACGACCGCCTCGACGAGCCCACGCGGGCGATGCTCGAGGAGCGGCTGGCCTTCGTGGAGGAAGGGGAGCGGTGCGTGACCTTCGCCACGGGCATGGCCGCGATCGCCGCCGCGCTCGGGGTGGTGCTGCGCTCCGGCGACGAGGTCGTGGCCCACCACGCCTTGTACGGGTGCACGTACAGTCTCCTGACCACCTGGATGCCGCGGATGGGGATCCGGGCGCGGTACGTGGATTTCACGGATCCGCGGCGGCTGGAACGGGCGATCGGCCGGCGCACGCGGGCGGTGCTGTTCGAGACGCCGGTCAACCCCACGCTGGAAGTGATCGACATCGCCGCCGTCGCCGGAATCTGCCGTCGCCGGGGAGTGATTTCGATCGTCGACAATACCTTCGCCACGCCTTTCTGCCAGCGGCCGCTTTCGCTGGGGGCGGACATGGTGGTCCACAGCCTCACCAAGAACATCTGCGGTTTCGGCACCGACATGGGGGGCGCGGTGGTCACGCGGCGCCAGTTCGAGGGCGATCTTCTCCTGTACCGCAAGGATTTCGGCGGAGTGCTTTCGCCCAAGAACGCCTGGCCGATCCTTGTCTACGGTCTGCCTTCGCTGGAGCTTCGGATGCGCAAGGAGGAGCAGAACGCCCTCGAGGTCGCGCGGTTCCTCGAAGGCCACCCCAAGGTGGCGCGGGTCGTTTATCCCGGCCTGGAGAGCTTTCCGCAGCGCGCCCTGGCCCGGCGGCAGATGACGGATTTCGACGGAACGTTCGCGCCTTCGAACATGATCTACTTCGTCGTCAAGGGCGGGGAGCCCGCGGCCTCGCGGCTCGTCAACCATTGCGCGCGGCACGCGTACACGATCACGCTGGCCGTTTCGCTCGGCCAGATCCGGACCCTGATCGAGATGCCGACCGCGATGACGCATTCGGCGCTTCCGGCCGGCGCGCGGCGGGCGGGGCATCTGGATCCCGGCGGGGTGCGGCTCTCGGTGGGGATCGAGGA